From the Vibrio algarum genome, one window contains:
- a CDS encoding cobyric acid synthase: MQACSKALMVQGTTSDAGKSVLVAGLCRVLARKGINVAPFKPQNMALNSAVTIDGGEIGRAQAVQAYACNIEPTIDMNPVLLKPNTDVGAQVIIHGKALTDMDAKTYHNFKPKVMKYVIESFERLQSHYQSVMIEGAGSPAEINLRDRDIANMGFAEEADIPVIIVADIDRGGVFAHLYGTLALLSPSEQNRVVGFVINRFRGDVTLLENGLEWLEEKTGKPVIGVLPYLHGLMLEAEDAININQLCNDEPSLKVVVPILQRTSNHTDFDPLRMHPNVDLVFVGKNQPLPTADLIILPGSKSVRSDLAFIREQGWDTQIARHVRFGGKLMGICGGYQMLGELISDPLGIEGKVGESKGLGYLPLTTELKQQKQLKRSKGTLTLPNQQSVEVFGYEIHAGETSGITRDAPIELSDRKDGAIGWENQVFGTYLHGIFEAPEATGTILHWAGLTKTNGVDFAQMREDGINRVADAIEEYLDLKQLWPDLDIWEK, encoded by the coding sequence ATGCAAGCATGTTCTAAAGCACTAATGGTTCAAGGAACGACATCCGATGCAGGTAAAAGCGTTCTTGTTGCAGGGTTATGTCGTGTTCTCGCTAGAAAAGGCATTAATGTCGCTCCATTTAAACCACAAAATATGGCGCTTAATAGCGCTGTCACGATAGATGGCGGTGAGATTGGTCGTGCACAAGCGGTTCAAGCGTATGCATGTAACATAGAACCGACGATAGATATGAATCCTGTATTACTAAAACCAAATACGGATGTGGGTGCTCAAGTTATTATCCATGGAAAGGCTCTGACAGATATGGACGCCAAAACATACCATAACTTCAAACCTAAAGTGATGAAGTATGTGATTGAGTCTTTTGAACGGTTACAAAGTCATTATCAGTCAGTGATGATAGAAGGAGCAGGTAGCCCAGCCGAAATTAATCTTAGAGATCGTGACATTGCTAATATGGGGTTTGCTGAAGAAGCGGATATTCCGGTGATTATTGTGGCGGATATCGATAGAGGTGGTGTCTTTGCACATTTGTATGGAACGTTGGCACTGCTTAGCCCGTCGGAACAGAATCGAGTGGTAGGCTTTGTTATCAATCGCTTTAGGGGGGATGTCACGCTGCTTGAAAACGGGCTGGAATGGTTGGAAGAAAAAACAGGAAAACCGGTAATCGGCGTTCTGCCTTATCTTCATGGATTAATGCTTGAAGCAGAAGATGCGATTAATATTAATCAGCTTTGTAACGATGAACCAAGCCTTAAAGTTGTTGTGCCAATTTTACAACGGACCAGTAACCATACGGATTTTGACCCCCTTAGAATGCATCCTAATGTCGATCTGGTTTTTGTTGGAAAAAATCAACCCCTCCCAACGGCAGATCTGATTATCTTACCGGGCTCTAAGAGTGTTCGATCGGATTTAGCCTTTATTCGAGAGCAAGGCTGGGATACTCAAATAGCTCGTCACGTCCGTTTTGGAGGCAAGCTAATGGGCATTTGTGGTGGTTATCAAATGTTGGGCGAACTTATCTCAGATCCGCTTGGTATTGAAGGAAAAGTCGGTGAAAGTAAAGGGTTGGGATATCTTCCATTAACGACAGAACTTAAGCAGCAAAAACAGCTTAAACGCAGTAAAGGAACATTAACACTGCCTAATCAACAGAGTGTTGAAGTGTTTGGTTATGAAATTCATGCTGGTGAGACTAGCGGAATAACCCGCGATGCTCCAATAGAACTTAGTGATAGAAAAGATGGTGCCATTGGATGGGAGAACCAAGTGTTTGGTACCTATCTACATGGTATTTTTGAAGCTCCAGAGGCAACCGGTACGATCCTTCATTGGGCAGGTTTGACGAAAACCAACGGAGTGGATTTTGCCCAGATGCGTGAAGATGGTATTAATCGAGTCGCTGATGCTATTGAAGAATATCTCGATCTCAAGCAATTGTGGCCAGATCTCGATATCTGGGAGAAATAA
- a CDS encoding cobyrinate a,c-diamide synthase produces MDEKSQSTTVRCPALVVAAPSSGSGKTTVVAAIARHFSNQGLKVRVFKTGPDFIDPHFLSFASGHPVYQLDFWMCGEEHCKQMVAEAAQEADLILIEGVMGMFDGVCSTADIAETLGIPILAVIDAGSMAQTFGAIAYGLANFRQEIEMYGVFANRVGSATHAEMLSEALPENLTFFGYFPKDSGLTIPERHLGLVQAQELEDLDTKLNLAASLVAQHSRLALPTEVEFTLKQIKPQSRMLDGRVIAVARDKAFSFIYQANLDLLVEMGAHIEYFSPIEKQPLPPCDAIYFPGGYPELYLDVLSEHYRLKEQVVKHVSDGKPILAECGGMLYLNNSLTGLNNQKVPLASILNANSHMQSKLAALGLVEGELTPNETLRGHTFHYSKTDSHEQILCYPISQRGRILDPVWQKGQVVASYIHWYFPSNPELVAKIFRGEL; encoded by the coding sequence ATGGACGAAAAATCACAATCCACGACAGTCAGATGTCCTGCACTAGTTGTAGCGGCTCCTAGCTCTGGAAGTGGAAAAACCACAGTTGTCGCTGCAATAGCAAGACATTTTTCGAATCAAGGTTTAAAGGTACGTGTCTTTAAAACTGGCCCAGACTTTATTGACCCTCATTTTCTATCTTTTGCTTCTGGTCATCCGGTCTACCAGTTAGATTTTTGGATGTGTGGTGAAGAGCATTGTAAGCAAATGGTCGCAGAGGCAGCACAAGAAGCTGACCTTATATTGATTGAAGGGGTGATGGGAATGTTTGATGGTGTCTGCTCTACTGCGGATATCGCCGAAACATTGGGTATCCCGATACTTGCCGTGATTGATGCAGGTTCAATGGCACAGACTTTTGGAGCGATAGCCTATGGATTAGCAAACTTTAGGCAAGAAATAGAGATGTACGGCGTTTTTGCGAATCGAGTGGGCTCAGCAACGCATGCTGAAATGTTAAGTGAAGCATTGCCAGAAAACCTGACGTTTTTTGGTTATTTCCCTAAAGATAGTGGTCTTACAATACCAGAACGCCACTTAGGTTTAGTTCAAGCTCAGGAGTTAGAGGATTTAGATACAAAATTGAATCTAGCGGCCTCATTAGTTGCCCAGCACAGTAGGTTAGCCCTTCCTACAGAAGTAGAATTTACGCTTAAGCAAATAAAGCCACAATCACGCATGTTGGACGGAAGGGTGATTGCCGTTGCTAGGGATAAAGCGTTTAGTTTTATTTATCAAGCTAATTTGGACTTATTGGTTGAGATGGGCGCACACATTGAATATTTCTCGCCAATAGAAAAACAGCCTTTACCGCCATGTGATGCGATTTATTTTCCAGGTGGTTATCCTGAATTATATTTGGATGTGTTGTCTGAGCACTATCGCCTTAAAGAACAAGTCGTCAAACACGTTAGTGATGGTAAGCCAATTCTTGCTGAATGCGGTGGGATGTTATATCTGAATAACAGCTTAACCGGTTTAAACAATCAAAAAGTACCATTAGCCTCGATATTGAATGCGAATTCTCACATGCAATCAAAATTAGCGGCTTTAGGGTTAGTGGAGGGAGAATTGACGCCAAATGAAACCTTGCGTGGTCATACTTTTCACTATTCAAAAACAGACTCTCATGAACAAATACTTTGTTACCCTATTTCTCAGCGTGGACGCATATTAGATCCAGTTTGGCAAAAAGGTCAGGTAGTGGCTTCCTATATTCATTGGTATTTTCCTTCTAATCCAGAACTTGTGGCTAAGATTTTTCGAGGTGAACTGTGA